The proteins below are encoded in one region of Girardinichthys multiradiatus isolate DD_20200921_A chromosome 19, DD_fGirMul_XY1, whole genome shotgun sequence:
- the sumo3a gene encoding small ubiquitin-related modifier 3-like isoform X3 has translation MYCPFCGFFLHSTTAFCSSCGKDIKFLCPSDDTGPTKGTSAVESCNNFRTLKQKEKRSFFKRKKTKHRENDVKISVALMQLKGGILQPVRGTALPLVVNPEVDAEHLHKAAVQKMKDFNKQLESASFYLLYSDGTRIINIPETESPFTLKGFKDAVGKAYQRITVYICEVQDYLTYYQSSSDTKSETSDSEVITSRSVAEFNAADTVLFV, from the exons ATGTATTGTCCTTTTTGTGGATTTTTTCTGCATTCAACCACAGCATTTTGCTCTTCGTGTGGCAAGGACATAAAATTCTTGTGTCCTTCTGATGATACTGGTCCAACTAAAG GAACATCTGCAGTGGAATCATGCAACAATTTCCGGACTTTAAAACAGAAGGAGAAACGATCATttttcaaaaggaaaaaaacaaagcacaggGAAAACGATGTCAAG ATTTCAGTAGCCCTGATGCAGTTGAAGGGTGGAATACTACAACCTGTAAGAGGAACAGCCCTCCCCCTTGTAGTGAATCCAGAGGTTGATGCAGAACATTTGCACAAAGCTGCAGTACAAAAAATGAAGGACTTCAATAAACAGCTGGAAAGTGCCTCCTTTTATCTACTCTATTCTGATGGGACAAGGATAATAAACATTCCAGAAACTGAGAGTCCCTTCACTCTGAAAGGTTTCAAGGATGCAGTGGGCAAGGCTTACCAGCGCATCACCGTATACATTTGTGAAGTACAGGATTACCTTACCTATT ATCAGTCCAGCTCAGACACAAAGTCTGAAACATCGGATTCAGAAGTGATCACAAGCAGAAGTGTTGCAGAGTTCAATGCAGCTGATACAGTG CTTTTTGTATGA